In Xiphophorus hellerii strain 12219 chromosome 13, Xiphophorus_hellerii-4.1, whole genome shotgun sequence, the following proteins share a genomic window:
- the psmg2 gene encoding proteasome assembly chaperone 2, producing MFISSQDSPAAFKGFTLVMPAVAVGNVGQLAVDLIVSTLNMSRVGYFHTDCLIPMAGNNPYASSKADAEELHTPAEVYTAAELKLAVLQIRAPIIQTRSKKFRQQLKSWIKASGFSRTVVLSSSHAYQRDDQQLQGISLRYLMTPSMLAASADALKELGWREMERIPAFPGVDADAEPRLCIPGGGITKGLYTDSCAEDLPLAVLLLFCSEGDNIPDAFALVNHLNDWLHLLDGQSEQPNSKWKIPTSWSLLFGSGIPPALF from the exons CCTGCAGTCGCCGTCGGTAACGTGGGTCAGCTGGCCGTTGACCTCATTGTGTCCACCCTCAACATGAGCAGAGTGGGCTACTTCCACACAGACTGCCTGATCCCGATGGCCGGGAACAACCCGTACGCCAGCAGCAAAGCGGACGCTGAGGAGCTGCACACTCCTGCAGAAG TTTACACAGCAGCAGAGCTGAAACTGGCAGTTCTTCAGATCAGAGCACCAATAATCCAG ACGAGGTCTAAGAAGTTTCGTCAGCAGCTCAAGTCCTGGATCAAAGCCAGCGGTTTCTCCAGGACGgtggttctgtccagcagccATGCCTACCAGAGGGACGACCAGCAGCTGCAGGG CATTTCTTTGAGGTACCTGATGACGCCGTCCATGCTGGCTGCGAGCGCGGACGCTCTGAAGGAGCTGGGCTGGAGGGAGATGGAGCGGATCCCGGCGTTTCCTGGAGTAGACGCAGACGCAGAGCCGAGACTCTGCATCCCAGGAGGCGGCATCACCAAAGGCCTTTACACAGACAG CTGTGCCGAGGATCTCCCGCTAGCGGTGCTGCTGCTCTTCTGCTCAGAAGGCGACAACATTCCTGATGCATTCGCCCTCGTCAACCACCTCAACGACTGGCTCCATCTGCTGGACGGCCAG AGCGAACAACCGAACAGCAAGTGGAAGATTCCAACTTCCTGGAGTTTGCTGTTTGGGAGCGGCATCCCTCCTGCACTTTTCTAA